A part of Pectobacterium cacticida genomic DNA contains:
- a CDS encoding MFS transporter → MKTRKIGLANYLAYGSGDFLGAGTTALTAAWLLYFYTTFCGLTPIEATFIFAMARVLDAVVSPLMGFLTDNFGSTWLGKRFGRRKFFILLGIPCVFSYSFMWVGDMGYWYYLLTYLLFDVVYTMVLVPYETLVPEMTDDFKQKTKFSGARIALAQLSAILAAFLPGILLGYFGKDNAVSFFYSSLVFSIICALVLTLVYCFTWERPREEMSEASLRAEKERQSLTLGQSLKRLNTELVSTLRIRIFRQHLGMYLGGYIAQDVFNAVFTYYVVFVLMQSPTVASNLMGTMAIMQFIAVIGMIPLCIRFGPAPSYRLVVCLFGLSALSYAALWYSGMHDTFSLLLLISALAGIGRGGINYVPWNTYTYIADVDEVITAQRREGIFAGIMTLTRKASQAGAVMLVGIVLQLSGFVSGQSEQAPGVSHTILMILSFGTVGVLALGFLVSLRFKLNLQTHGVLREETQKMREAGRPVPEKITPQARATVEMLAGMPYESLWGNNNIGYLNRHNGDKSTNHVTQP, encoded by the coding sequence ATGAAAACACGTAAGATCGGGTTGGCTAACTATTTAGCTTACGGTTCAGGGGATTTTCTTGGGGCAGGTACCACCGCGCTGACGGCGGCCTGGTTACTCTACTTTTACACCACGTTCTGTGGTTTAACGCCGATAGAGGCAACGTTTATTTTTGCCATGGCGCGCGTGCTGGACGCCGTCGTTAGCCCGCTCATGGGCTTCCTGACCGATAATTTCGGCTCCACCTGGCTGGGTAAGCGTTTTGGCCGTCGTAAATTCTTTATTCTACTTGGTATTCCCTGTGTCTTCAGCTACAGCTTTATGTGGGTTGGCGATATGGGTTATTGGTACTATTTGCTGACGTACCTGCTGTTCGATGTCGTTTACACCATGGTGCTGGTGCCGTATGAAACGCTGGTGCCGGAAATGACCGATGATTTCAAACAGAAAACCAAGTTTTCCGGTGCGCGTATCGCGCTGGCGCAACTCTCTGCGATTCTGGCCGCCTTCTTGCCGGGTATCCTGTTAGGTTACTTTGGTAAAGACAATGCCGTCTCCTTCTTCTATTCGAGTCTGGTGTTCTCCATCATCTGCGCATTGGTGCTGACGCTGGTCTATTGCTTTACCTGGGAACGGCCACGCGAAGAGATGTCGGAGGCGTCGTTACGTGCGGAAAAAGAGCGCCAGTCTCTGACGTTGGGACAAAGCCTGAAGCGGTTGAATACTGAACTGGTCTCCACGCTGCGTATTCGTATTTTCCGTCAGCATCTCGGCATGTATCTGGGCGGGTATATTGCTCAAGACGTGTTTAACGCCGTGTTTACGTACTACGTGGTGTTTGTGCTGATGCAAAGCCCGACGGTGGCGTCTAACCTGATGGGGACAATGGCGATTATGCAATTTATCGCGGTCATTGGCATGATCCCCTTATGTATTCGCTTCGGGCCAGCGCCGTCCTACCGTCTCGTTGTGTGCTTGTTTGGCCTGAGTGCGCTTTCCTACGCCGCGTTGTGGTACAGCGGCATGCACGACACCTTCTCTCTGTTGCTATTAATTTCTGCGCTGGCCGGTATTGGACGCGGGGGCATCAACTATGTGCCGTGGAATACTTACACCTACATTGCCGATGTGGATGAAGTGATCACCGCACAGCGTCGTGAAGGGATTTTCGCCGGGATTATGACATTGACGCGCAAAGCCTCTCAGGCAGGCGCAGTGATGTTGGTGGGTATCGTGTTGCAGCTATCCGGTTTTGTGTCCGGGCAAAGCGAACAGGCGCCAGGCGTGAGTCACACCATTCTGATGATTTTAAGCTTCGGCACCGTCGGGGTGCTGGCACTTGGCTTCCTGGTGTCGCTGCGCTTTAAACTCAATCTGCAAACGCACGGCGTGCTGCGTGAAGAAACGCAGAAAATGCGTGAAGCCGGGCGTCCGGTGCCAGAAAAGATTACGCCGCAGGCGCGGGCAACGGTCGAAATGCTGGCGGGTATGCCATATGAATCGCTGTGGGGCAACAATAACATTGGCTACCTGAACCGCCATAATGGTGATAAGTCAACGAATCACGTCACGCAACCGTAA
- the rlmD gene encoding 23S rRNA (uracil(1939)-C(5))-methyltransferase RlmD, translating into MAQFYSPNRRVTTRKTVPAKNLTVTVSSLDPFGQGVARHEGKTVFVTGVLPGEQAEVQLTEEKRQFAQAKLHSLLTVSPQRVEPRCPHFTHCGGCQQQHADIALQQHSKMAALARLMTRETGVDLPDVSLISGTPYGYRRRARLALYFQAKAQRLLMGYRRTYSHDLVDIDACPVLRPELDALLQPLRACLSRLRAVRRLGHVELVLADNAPLLVLRHLDSLHSSDEQALRDFALQQGVSVYLAPDADTLTCLYGDAPIYRVDGLTLAFSPRDFIQVNDAVNQQMVAQALAWLDVQPQDSVLDLFCGMGNFTLPLAQRAASVVGVEGVPALVAKGRENARRNALSNVTFYHQNLDDDVTQQPWAAQGFDKILLDPARAGAAGVMAQIVRLAPKRVVYVSCNATTLARDSKVLLAAGFRLANVAMLDMFPHTGHLESMALFLHDSATRKA; encoded by the coding sequence ATGGCGCAATTCTACTCTCCGAACCGGCGTGTGACGACCCGGAAAACGGTTCCAGCTAAAAACCTCACAGTTACCGTGTCGTCACTCGATCCATTTGGGCAAGGCGTTGCGCGTCATGAGGGAAAGACGGTGTTTGTCACCGGGGTCCTACCAGGGGAGCAGGCTGAAGTCCAACTTACGGAAGAAAAACGCCAGTTTGCGCAGGCAAAACTTCACTCTCTGCTGACAGTGAGCCCACAGCGCGTTGAACCCCGATGTCCACATTTTACCCACTGCGGCGGCTGCCAGCAGCAACATGCCGATATTGCGCTGCAACAACACAGTAAAATGGCGGCCTTAGCGCGTCTGATGACGAGAGAAACGGGTGTCGATTTACCCGACGTTTCACTGATTTCCGGTACACCTTATGGTTATCGGCGACGTGCGCGCCTTGCGTTATACTTTCAAGCGAAAGCGCAACGGTTGCTGATGGGCTATCGGCGGACCTATTCTCACGATCTCGTGGACATCGACGCCTGTCCGGTGTTGCGCCCCGAACTTGACGCGTTGTTGCAACCCTTGCGCGCTTGCCTAAGCCGATTAAGGGCAGTGAGGCGTCTGGGGCATGTGGAATTGGTACTGGCGGATAATGCGCCATTGCTGGTATTGCGGCACCTTGATTCACTGCATTCTTCCGATGAGCAGGCGCTGCGTGATTTTGCTTTGCAGCAGGGTGTCTCTGTTTATCTGGCGCCGGATGCCGACACGTTGACGTGTTTGTACGGGGATGCGCCTATTTATCGCGTGGATGGGCTGACGCTGGCCTTTAGCCCGCGTGATTTCATTCAGGTCAATGACGCGGTGAACCAGCAGATGGTTGCGCAGGCGCTGGCATGGCTCGATGTGCAGCCGCAGGACAGCGTTCTGGATTTATTTTGCGGCATGGGGAATTTCACGCTGCCGCTGGCTCAACGCGCCGCCAGCGTCGTTGGCGTCGAAGGCGTGCCCGCGCTCGTTGCGAAAGGGCGAGAGAATGCTCGTCGTAATGCCTTGAGCAATGTCACATTTTATCACCAAAATCTTGATGATGACGTCACGCAGCAGCCGTGGGCCGCGCAGGGTTTTGATAAGATATTACTCGACCCAGCGCGTGCAGGCGCGGCTGGCGTTATGGCGCAGATAGTCCGGCTGGCGCCGAAGCGAGTGGTGTATGTTTCCTGCAACGCCACGACGCTAGCACGCGACAGCAAAGTCTTGTTAGCGGCAGGTTTTCGGTTGGCGAATGTCGCGATGTTGGATATGTTTCCACATACCGGGCACCTCGAATCGATGGCACTGTTTTTGCACGATAGCGCTACGCGAAAGGCGTGA
- the mazG gene encoding nucleoside triphosphate pyrophosphohydrolase: MTVSLTNRSSLERLLAIMQTLRDPEKGCPWDKKQTFDTIAPYTLEETYEVLDAISRQDFDDLRGELGDLLFQVVFYAQMAQEKGLFDFSDVCNAISDKLERRHPHIFGEQTLADSDAVLANWEQTKAQERAQKDRLSPLDDIPDILPALMKAQKIQQRCASVGFDWDSLGPVLDKVYEEIDEVMVEARQAVVDEDKLGEEIGDLLFATVNLSRHLGHKAENALQAANRKFERRFRQVEQLVIASGKTLEQATLDEMEAAWQQVKKQEIGH; this comes from the coding sequence ATGACCGTATCTTTGACGAATCGATCTTCCCTCGAGCGCCTGCTCGCCATCATGCAAACCCTGCGCGACCCCGAAAAGGGTTGCCCGTGGGATAAGAAACAGACATTTGACACGATCGCACCTTATACGCTGGAAGAAACCTACGAAGTACTGGATGCCATCAGCCGTCAGGATTTTGACGATCTGCGCGGTGAACTGGGCGATTTGCTGTTTCAGGTGGTGTTCTATGCGCAAATGGCACAGGAAAAGGGCTTGTTCGATTTCTCCGATGTGTGTAACGCCATCAGCGACAAGCTGGAACGTCGCCATCCGCATATTTTCGGGGAACAGACGCTAGCGGATAGCGATGCCGTTTTGGCTAATTGGGAACAGACAAAAGCGCAGGAGCGAGCACAGAAAGATCGTCTTTCTCCTCTGGATGATATTCCAGATATATTGCCAGCCTTGATGAAAGCGCAAAAAATTCAGCAGCGTTGTGCATCAGTTGGCTTCGATTGGGATAGCCTGGGTCCGGTACTCGATAAAGTGTATGAAGAGATTGATGAGGTGATGGTTGAGGCGCGCCAGGCCGTAGTCGATGAAGATAAATTAGGTGAAGAGATTGGTGATTTATTGTTTGCTACCGTTAATCTTTCTCGCCATTTAGGGCATAAGGCCGAAAATGCATTACAGGCGGCGAATCGTAAGTTCGAACGTCGTTTTCGCCAGGTAGAACAACTCGTTATTGCATCAGGAAAAACGTTGGAACAGGCGACACTGGACGAAATGGAAGCCGCATGGCAGCAGGTAAAAAAGCAAGAAATAGGGCATTAA
- a CDS encoding glycoside hydrolase family 88/105 protein, with amino-acid sequence MTVFSVKHSPLLRQPERFISREDLKALICRITNNLVNIEDKTGEFLLRLDDGRVIDTKGWAGWEWTHGIGLYGIYQYYQQTGDDQMRAIIDDWFTERLAEGTPTKNVNTVCPFLTLAYRYEETGDARWLPYIERWAEWVMYEMPRTDRQGLQHIVYNNENHQQLWDDTLMMSVLPLAKIGKLLNRPEFVEEATYQFLLHVQYLMDRESGLWFHGWTFEGKHNYAKARWARGNSWLTIVIPEFIELLDLPEHNATRRFLLQVLESQIEALAKYQDDSGLWHTLIDDPTSYLESSATAGFAYGILKAVRKRYVDKRYAEVAEKAIRGVINHVNDDGELTQVSFGTAMGNDLDFYRNIALTSMPYGQAMAILCLAEYLRVYL; translated from the coding sequence ATGACCGTATTCAGTGTAAAACATAGCCCGCTTTTACGTCAGCCGGAACGCTTCATTTCTCGTGAGGATCTGAAGGCGCTGATTTGCCGTATCACCAATAACCTGGTGAATATTGAAGATAAAACCGGTGAATTCTTATTACGACTGGACGATGGTCGGGTAATCGACACTAAAGGCTGGGCCGGCTGGGAATGGACGCATGGTATTGGGCTGTACGGGATTTATCAGTATTACCAGCAGACTGGCGATGATCAAATGCGTGCCATCATTGATGACTGGTTTACTGAACGTTTGGCTGAAGGTACGCCGACGAAGAACGTGAACACCGTGTGCCCGTTCCTGACGCTGGCTTATCGCTATGAGGAAACGGGTGATGCGCGCTGGTTACCCTATATTGAACGCTGGGCGGAGTGGGTAATGTATGAAATGCCGCGCACGGACAGGCAGGGGCTGCAACACATCGTTTATAACAACGAAAACCATCAGCAGTTGTGGGATGACACGCTGATGATGAGTGTGCTGCCGCTGGCGAAAATCGGCAAGCTGTTAAATCGTCCGGAGTTTGTGGAAGAGGCGACGTATCAGTTTCTGCTGCACGTACAATATTTGATGGATCGCGAAAGCGGGCTATGGTTCCACGGGTGGACATTTGAGGGTAAACACAACTACGCCAAAGCACGTTGGGCGCGCGGTAATAGCTGGTTGACCATTGTCATTCCAGAATTTATCGAACTGCTGGATCTGCCGGAACACAATGCCACGCGTCGTTTCCTGTTGCAGGTGTTAGAAAGTCAGATCGAAGCATTGGCGAAATATCAGGATGACAGCGGCCTGTGGCATACGCTGATTGACGATCCCACTTCCTATCTTGAAAGCTCTGCAACCGCAGGCTTTGCCTATGGCATCCTGAAAGCGGTGCGTAAGCGCTATGTCGATAAGCGCTACGCGGAGGTCGCCGAGAAAGCGATCCGTGGCGTGATTAACCACGTTAATGATGACGGCGAATTGACGCAGGTGTCCTTCGGTACGGCGATGGGCAACGATCTGGATTTCTATCGCAATATCGCATTAACCTCTATGCCGTATGGTCAGGCGATGGCGATTCTTTGTCTGGCGGAATATCTGCGCGTGTATCTGTAA
- the eno gene encoding phosphopyruvate hydratase, whose product MSKIVKVIGREIIDSRGNPTVEAEVHLEGGFVGLAAAPSGASTGSREALELRDGDKSRFLGKGVTKAVAAVNGPIAQAVLGKDAKDQANIDKIMIDLDGTENKSKFGANAILAVSLATAKAAAASKGLPLYAHIAELNGTPGKYSMPLPMMNIINGGEHADNNVDIQEFMIQPVGAKTLKEAVRIGSEVFHNLAKVLKAKGMNTAVGDEGGYAPNLESNAAALAAIKEAVEKAGYVLGKDVTLAMDCAASEFYNKETGNYELKGEGKTFTSQEFTHYLEELTKQYPIVSIEDGLNESDWDGFAYQTKVLGDKIQLVGDDLFVTNTKILKEGIEKGIANSILIKFNQIGSLTETLAAIKMAKDAGYTAIISHRSGETEDATIADLAVGTAAGQIKTGSMSRSDRVAKYNQLIRIEEALGSAAPFNGLKEVKGQ is encoded by the coding sequence ATGTCCAAAATTGTTAAAGTCATTGGTCGCGAAATCATCGACTCACGCGGAAACCCGACTGTTGAAGCTGAAGTCCATCTGGAAGGCGGGTTTGTCGGGTTGGCCGCTGCGCCATCAGGGGCATCTACCGGCTCTCGCGAAGCGCTGGAACTGCGTGACGGTGATAAATCCCGTTTTCTGGGCAAAGGCGTAACCAAAGCCGTTGCTGCGGTTAACGGCCCGATTGCTCAGGCTGTACTGGGTAAAGATGCGAAAGATCAGGCGAACATCGATAAAATCATGATCGACCTGGATGGCACAGAAAATAAATCTAAGTTCGGCGCTAACGCCATTCTGGCGGTGTCTCTGGCGACGGCTAAAGCAGCCGCTGCATCAAAAGGTTTGCCGTTGTACGCGCACATTGCTGAACTGAATGGCACGCCGGGCAAATATTCTATGCCATTGCCGATGATGAATATCATCAACGGCGGCGAACATGCGGACAACAACGTTGATATTCAGGAATTCATGATTCAGCCTGTTGGCGCAAAAACGCTGAAAGAAGCCGTTCGTATCGGCTCTGAAGTGTTCCATAATCTGGCTAAAGTGCTGAAGGCTAAAGGCATGAACACGGCAGTCGGTGATGAAGGCGGCTATGCGCCGAACCTGGAGTCCAACGCTGCCGCACTCGCCGCGATCAAGGAAGCCGTTGAAAAAGCCGGTTACGTCCTGGGTAAAGACGTCACGCTGGCGATGGACTGCGCCGCTTCTGAGTTCTACAACAAAGAAACCGGTAATTACGAGCTGAAAGGGGAAGGAAAAACCTTTACCTCTCAAGAATTCACCCATTACCTGGAAGAGCTGACTAAGCAGTATCCGATCGTTTCTATCGAAGATGGCCTGAACGAATCTGACTGGGATGGTTTTGCTTACCAGACCAAAGTGCTGGGCGACAAGATCCAGTTGGTTGGCGACGACCTGTTCGTCACCAATACCAAGATCCTGAAAGAAGGCATCGAGAAAGGCATCGCGAACTCCATTCTGATCAAATTTAACCAGATCGGTTCTCTGACCGAAACGCTGGCGGCTATCAAGATGGCGAAAGATGCGGGCTACACGGCGATCATTTCTCACCGTTCTGGCGAAACCGAAGATGCGACTATCGCTGACCTGGCCGTCGGTACGGCCGCGGGTCAGATCAAAACCGGTTCTATGAGTCGTTCTGACCGTGTTGCAAAATATAACCAACTGATTCGTATCGAAGAAGCGCTAGGTAGTGCTGCTCCGTTCAACGGTCTGAAAGAAGTTAAAGGCCAGTAA
- the relA gene encoding GTP diphosphokinase, protein MVAVRSAHLNTAGEFVPDAWIASLGIANQQSCERLAETWRYCEQQTHDHADAALLLWRGIEMVEILSTLSMDNDSMRAALLFPLADARVVDEATLEATFGKNIVDLVHGVRDMDAIRQLKATQHDSVASEQVDNIRRMLLAMVEDFRCVVIKLAERIAHLREVKDAPEEERVLAAKECTNIYAPLANRLGIGQLKWELEDFCFRYLHPDEYKKIAKLLHERRIDRAQYIDDFVKTLRNAMDEAGVQAEIYGRPKHIYSIWRKMQKKSLAFDELFDVRAVRIVVERLQDCYGALGIVHTHYRHLPDEFDDYVANPKPNGYQSIHTVVLGPGGKTLEIQIRTRQMHEDAELGVAAHWKYKEGTVAGGRSGYEGRIAWLRKLLAWQEEVADSNDVLDEVRSQVFDDRVYVFTPKGDVVDLPAGSTPLDFAYHIHSDIGHRCIGAKIGGRIVPFTYQLQMGDQIEIITQKQPNPSRDWLNPNLGYITTSRGRSKIQNWFRKQDRDKNILAGRQILDDELAHLGISLKAAEKLLLPRYNVNSLDELLAAIGGGDVRLNQMVNYLQSQLKQPSAEELDREALRQLKQKSHQPPTRSSNKDNGRVVVEGVGNLMHHIARCCQPIPGDEITGFITRGRGISIHRADCEQLDELRASSPERIVDAVWGESYSSGYSLVVRVIANDRSGLLRDITTILANEKVNVLGVASRSDTKQQLATIDMEIEIYNLQVLGRILAKLNQLPDVIDARRQQGA, encoded by the coding sequence ATGGTTGCGGTAAGAAGTGCGCATTTGAATACGGCAGGTGAATTCGTCCCTGATGCGTGGATTGCTTCACTCGGCATCGCTAATCAGCAATCGTGTGAGCGTTTAGCTGAAACCTGGCGTTACTGTGAACAGCAAACGCACGATCACGCCGATGCAGCATTGCTACTGTGGCGTGGTATTGAGATGGTGGAAATTTTGTCCACGTTAAGTATGGACAATGACAGCATGCGCGCGGCGTTGCTTTTTCCTCTGGCGGACGCGCGCGTCGTCGATGAGGCGACGCTGGAAGCGACGTTTGGGAAAAACATCGTCGATTTGGTGCATGGCGTGCGCGATATGGATGCAATCCGCCAGCTTAAAGCGACACAGCATGACTCCGTAGCATCCGAGCAGGTCGATAATATTCGCCGTATGCTGTTGGCAATGGTGGAAGATTTCCGCTGCGTGGTGATCAAACTTGCCGAGCGCATCGCCCATTTGCGTGAAGTGAAGGACGCCCCGGAAGAAGAACGGGTGCTGGCGGCGAAAGAGTGTACCAATATTTATGCGCCGCTGGCGAATCGCCTCGGTATCGGTCAGTTGAAGTGGGAACTGGAAGATTTTTGCTTCCGCTATCTGCACCCTGATGAATATAAAAAAATTGCCAAGCTGCTGCATGAGCGACGCATCGACCGGGCGCAGTATATTGATGATTTTGTTAAAACGCTGCGCAATGCGATGGACGAAGCAGGTGTTCAAGCAGAGATTTATGGCCGACCTAAGCATATTTACAGTATCTGGCGCAAGATGCAGAAAAAATCATTGGCGTTCGACGAACTGTTCGATGTGCGAGCGGTGCGCATCGTCGTTGAACGGTTGCAGGACTGCTATGGAGCGCTTGGTATCGTACATACCCACTATCGTCATTTACCCGATGAATTTGATGATTATGTCGCCAACCCCAAACCGAACGGTTATCAATCTATTCATACCGTGGTGTTAGGGCCGGGGGGGAAAACGCTTGAAATTCAGATTCGTACGCGTCAGATGCATGAAGACGCCGAGCTAGGCGTCGCGGCACACTGGAAATATAAAGAAGGCACCGTCGCGGGCGGGCGCTCCGGTTACGAAGGCCGCATCGCCTGGCTGCGCAAGCTGCTGGCCTGGCAGGAAGAGGTGGCGGATTCGAATGATGTGCTGGATGAAGTTCGCAGTCAGGTGTTCGACGATCGCGTCTATGTCTTTACCCCGAAAGGCGATGTTGTGGATCTTCCGGCGGGTTCCACGCCGTTGGATTTTGCCTATCATATTCACAGCGATATCGGACATCGCTGCATTGGCGCGAAAATTGGTGGGCGCATTGTGCCGTTTACCTATCAGTTGCAAATGGGCGATCAGATCGAAATTATCACTCAGAAGCAGCCGAATCCCAGCCGCGACTGGTTGAACCCGAATCTGGGATACATCACTACCAGCCGTGGGCGTTCCAAGATTCAGAACTGGTTCCGCAAGCAAGATCGCGACAAGAATATTCTGGCTGGGCGACAGATTCTGGATGATGAACTGGCGCATTTGGGCATCAGCCTGAAGGCGGCGGAGAAGTTGCTGCTGCCGCGCTACAACGTGAATTCGCTTGATGAATTGTTAGCCGCGATTGGCGGCGGCGATGTTCGCTTGAATCAGATGGTGAATTACCTGCAATCACAGTTAAAACAGCCGAGTGCGGAAGAACTGGATCGCGAGGCATTGCGCCAGCTGAAACAAAAATCGCATCAACCTCCGACACGCAGCAGTAACAAGGACAACGGCCGCGTAGTGGTTGAAGGCGTCGGCAATCTGATGCACCACATTGCCCGATGCTGCCAGCCCATTCCCGGCGATGAGATTACCGGTTTTATCACGCGAGGGCGTGGAATTTCGATTCATCGCGCGGATTGTGAGCAGTTGGACGAACTACGAGCCAGTTCGCCGGAACGTATCGTCGATGCGGTGTGGGGGGAAAGCTACTCCAGCGGTTACTCATTGGTGGTGCGAGTTATCGCCAACGATCGTAGCGGACTGCTGCGTGATATTACTACCATTCTGGCGAATGAGAAGGTTAATGTTCTGGGCGTCGCCAGCCGCAGCGACACCAAGCAGCAACTGGCAACGATCGATATGGAGATTGAGATCTACAACCTGCAAGTGCTGGGCCGCATTTTGGCGAAGCTCAACCAACTGCCGGATGTCATTGACGCGCGGCGCCAGCAGGGAGCGTAA
- the pyrG gene encoding glutamine hydrolyzing CTP synthase, with the protein MTTNYIFVTGGVVSSLGKGIAAASLAAILEARGLNVTIMKLDPYINVDPGTMSPTQHGEVFVTEDGAETDLDLGHYERFIRTKMSRRNNFTTGRIYSDVLRKERRGDYLGATIQVIPHITNAIKERIIEGGEGHDVVLVEIGGTVGDIESLPFLEAIRQMAVQVGREHTLFMHLTLVPYLAAAGEVKTKPTQHSVKELLSIGIQPDVLICRSDRTVPANERAKIALFCNVPEKAVISLKDIDSIYKIPALLKSQGLDDYICKRFSLDCPEANLSEWEQVVYEEANPGGEVTIGMVGKYVALPDAYKSVIEALKHGGLKNRLTVNIRLIDSQDVETRGVEVLKDLDAILVPGGFGYRGVEGKVMSARYARENNIPYLGICLGMQVALMEFARNVVGMEGANSTEFVPDCKYPVVALITEWRDENGNVEVRDEASDLGGTMRVGGQQCHLTEGSLVRQMYGEPTIIERHRHRYEVNNMLLKQIEAAGLRVAGLSADRKLVEIVELPDHPWFVACQFHPEFTSTPRDGHPLFAGFIKAAGAYQKRQMK; encoded by the coding sequence ATGACAACTAATTATATTTTTGTGACCGGCGGGGTCGTTTCCTCTCTGGGTAAAGGCATTGCCGCAGCCTCCCTGGCGGCTATTCTCGAAGCCCGTGGCCTCAACGTTACCATCATGAAACTGGACCCGTATATCAATGTGGATCCGGGCACGATGAGTCCGACGCAGCATGGCGAAGTGTTTGTCACCGAAGACGGCGCTGAAACCGATCTGGACTTGGGGCACTATGAACGGTTCATTCGCACCAAAATGTCGCGCCGTAATAATTTCACCACAGGGCGAATTTACTCCGATGTGCTGCGCAAAGAGCGCCGTGGCGACTATTTAGGCGCGACCATTCAGGTGATTCCACATATCACCAACGCGATCAAAGAGCGCATCATTGAAGGTGGCGAAGGTCATGATGTCGTGCTGGTCGAAATCGGCGGAACGGTTGGTGATATCGAATCCTTGCCCTTTCTTGAAGCGATTCGGCAGATGGCAGTACAAGTCGGTCGTGAGCACACCTTGTTTATGCATCTGACGCTGGTGCCGTATCTGGCAGCGGCAGGTGAAGTGAAAACCAAGCCGACGCAGCATTCCGTAAAAGAGCTCCTTTCTATTGGTATTCAGCCCGACGTGCTGATTTGTCGTTCCGATCGTACTGTGCCTGCCAACGAGCGTGCAAAAATTGCTTTATTCTGTAATGTGCCGGAAAAAGCAGTAATATCCCTTAAAGACATTGATTCGATTTATAAAATCCCGGCGCTATTGAAATCGCAGGGGTTGGACGATTATATTTGTAAACGATTCAGCTTGGATTGCCCCGAAGCGAATCTGTCGGAGTGGGAACAGGTTGTGTACGAAGAGGCCAATCCGGGCGGCGAAGTGACAATCGGTATGGTCGGCAAATATGTTGCGTTACCCGATGCCTACAAATCCGTGATTGAAGCGCTGAAACACGGCGGGTTGAAGAACCGTCTAACGGTGAATATTCGGCTTATCGATTCACAGGATGTTGAAACCCGCGGAGTCGAAGTCTTGAAAGATTTGGACGCCATTCTGGTTCCGGGCGGTTTTGGCTACCGTGGCGTCGAAGGTAAGGTCATGTCGGCGCGCTACGCCCGTGAGAACAATATCCCTTATCTGGGCATTTGCCTGGGGATGCAGGTCGCATTAATGGAATTTGCCCGTAACGTTGTCGGGATGGAAGGGGCAAACTCCACAGAGTTCGTGCCAGACTGTAAGTACCCCGTCGTTGCGTTGATTACAGAGTGGCGTGATGAGAACGGTAATGTTGAAGTTCGTGATGAAGCCAGCGATCTGGGCGGGACTATGCGCGTTGGTGGTCAACAATGCCATCTGACCGAAGGTAGTCTGGTGCGTCAGATGTATGGTGAGCCGACGATTATCGAACGTCATCGCCATCGTTACGAAGTTAACAATATGTTGTTGAAACAGATTGAAGCGGCGGGATTACGGGTTGCTGGTCTTTCCGCCGACCGCAAACTGGTGGAGATTGTCGAGTTACCCGATCATCCCTGGTTCGTTGCCTGTCAATTCCACCCGGAATTCACATCAACGCCGCGCGATGGACACCCCTTGTTTGCCGGCTTTATTAAAGCCGCTGGCGCGTACCAGAAGCGCCAGATGAAGTAA